In a genomic window of Occallatibacter riparius:
- a CDS encoding DinB family protein codes for MFTLDGIRKLHGWTHASLNLLLEHLSTIPPGDYGKELPSFGIPTLGQQVVHIFNCEGFWIHTLQGRNYIDRDPADCPRVCDAKPLQQQVQDWTHTYLSTLTDQQLNADTELRFPDGDSAVRTPALILHHVLTHAFHHKGQIVAMCRELGYPAPGTDMNQFE; via the coding sequence TTGTTTACTCTGGATGGAATCAGAAAGCTGCATGGCTGGACGCATGCCAGTCTCAACCTCTTGCTCGAGCATCTTTCCACAATCCCTCCCGGCGACTACGGCAAGGAGTTGCCCAGCTTTGGTATCCCTACGCTTGGGCAACAAGTGGTGCATATCTTCAACTGCGAGGGGTTTTGGATACACACGCTCCAGGGCAGAAACTACATCGATCGAGACCCCGCCGACTGTCCGCGCGTTTGCGATGCCAAGCCTCTGCAGCAGCAGGTCCAGGATTGGACCCATACGTATCTTTCAACGCTGACGGACCAGCAACTCAATGCCGACACCGAACTCCGCTTCCCCGATGGCGATTCGGCGGTGCGTACCCCTGCGCTCATCCTGCATCATGTTCTGACCCACGCCTTCCATCACAAAGGCCAGATCGTTGCCATGTGTCGAGAGCTGGGTTATCCGGCACCCGGCACCGATATGAACCAATTCGAATAG
- a CDS encoding GGDEF domain-containing protein has product MFKMVGKIQNTYCTFINARKGHSYKAAVFERSYAGYLIGWGDAVNQMQKWISRTILLVGLAIAPALHAAPLTSLQAIHKLTNEQATAHLPVEFDATVTFYRGYENTLFVQDGDAAIFVQPLKAYNLSPGDRIHIRGNTQESFRPLVAHAEISLIGHSRLPQPLLARFEEIIHARYDCRFVRVRGRVASADITLSSNRPSSTLQVVMEGGTAEVQIEANEPGALSALLDAEVEVSGAVSGRFDGKMEMTGIVLHTQSLAQVKVITPQKVSPWSAPLTPMGEIMANYRVQNLSERVRVQGTVTYFIPGSVVVLQNGPHSLWVNTKASDGVQIGDFAEATGLPGIHDGFLRIVNGEILDSHKAAPVEPVRVTWRELTQSHHVFDLVSTEANVVAKVREGSQDEYVLQSEGHLFSAIYRHPGPSGGGVSIVPRMKDVPTGSRVRVTGICILEDSNPFNVNVPFDLLIRSFDDVELLAYPSPLTVANLLKMVGLLLVLLVSFFLWGWMLQRKVERQGRILAAKSEAEVALARHNAEIEHRRSRILEDLNGLRPLNDLLEEITALASFRLRGAPCWCEFSDGMRVGSFQSNPGGRRMVREEIPGRSGAPLGVLCAAMDPGTAHGVEEQQAFFQGTRLATLAIETRKAFTDLVHRSEYDLLTDVHNRFSLDKQIGAVIARAKKHESAFGLIYADLDEFKQVNDVYGHRVGDMYLQEACARMKHQLRADDVLARLGGDEFAALIPGARGRSDVEEIASRLERCFNEPFHLDGYVLHGSVSVGIAMYPEDGTTRDSLLIAADAAMYVAKHTGRTKEA; this is encoded by the coding sequence ATGTTTAAGATGGTCGGCAAGATTCAGAACACGTACTGCACTTTCATCAATGCCCGGAAGGGGCATTCGTATAAGGCTGCTGTGTTTGAGCGTTCGTACGCCGGGTATCTTATCGGATGGGGAGATGCGGTCAATCAGATGCAGAAGTGGATTTCGCGAACGATATTGTTGGTGGGACTGGCTATAGCGCCAGCCTTGCATGCGGCACCTCTGACTTCGCTGCAGGCCATCCACAAGCTCACAAACGAACAGGCTACCGCTCATCTGCCCGTCGAGTTCGACGCCACGGTTACGTTCTATCGGGGCTACGAGAACACTCTGTTCGTGCAGGATGGTGATGCGGCGATCTTTGTACAGCCGCTGAAGGCCTATAACCTCTCCCCCGGTGATCGAATTCACATCCGCGGCAATACACAGGAGAGCTTTAGGCCTTTGGTGGCCCACGCTGAGATCAGCCTAATCGGGCATTCCCGCCTGCCCCAGCCGCTACTCGCCAGATTCGAAGAAATTATCCATGCCCGTTACGACTGCCGCTTCGTTCGGGTGCGAGGCCGCGTCGCTTCGGCCGATATCACCCTGAGTTCCAACCGGCCCAGCTCCACGCTGCAGGTGGTGATGGAGGGCGGAACAGCCGAAGTTCAGATTGAAGCCAATGAACCAGGCGCGCTTTCCGCATTATTGGACGCGGAGGTTGAAGTCTCGGGGGCAGTCTCCGGCCGGTTTGACGGCAAGATGGAGATGACAGGGATCGTCCTGCATACGCAGAGTCTCGCACAGGTGAAGGTCATCACGCCGCAGAAGGTGAGCCCGTGGTCCGCTCCACTCACGCCGATGGGCGAGATCATGGCCAATTACCGGGTGCAGAACCTTTCGGAGAGGGTGCGCGTTCAGGGAACGGTTACGTACTTCATTCCGGGCTCGGTGGTGGTGCTGCAGAACGGCCCCCACAGCCTATGGGTGAATACGAAGGCATCTGACGGAGTTCAGATTGGGGATTTCGCGGAAGCTACGGGGCTACCCGGCATTCACGACGGCTTCCTGCGCATTGTGAACGGAGAGATCCTCGATAGCCACAAGGCTGCCCCCGTCGAGCCTGTGCGCGTGACGTGGCGGGAATTAACGCAAAGCCACCATGTCTTCGACCTCGTGTCGACCGAGGCGAACGTTGTAGCGAAGGTGCGGGAAGGCTCGCAAGACGAGTACGTGCTGCAGAGCGAGGGGCATCTCTTCTCAGCCATCTACCGGCACCCCGGGCCTTCGGGCGGCGGAGTGTCCATCGTGCCCCGCATGAAGGATGTCCCGACGGGATCGCGCGTCCGCGTCACCGGCATCTGCATCCTCGAAGACTCAAATCCCTTCAATGTTAACGTTCCCTTCGACCTGCTGATCCGGTCCTTCGATGACGTAGAACTCCTGGCATACCCTTCTCCGCTGACAGTGGCCAACCTGCTCAAGATGGTGGGACTGCTGCTCGTTCTCCTCGTGTCGTTTTTCCTGTGGGGCTGGATGCTGCAGAGGAAAGTGGAGAGGCAAGGCAGGATCCTCGCGGCCAAGAGCGAAGCCGAAGTTGCGCTGGCGCGTCATAACGCTGAAATTGAGCACCGCCGCAGCCGCATTCTGGAGGACCTCAACGGCTTGCGTCCACTGAACGATCTACTGGAAGAGATCACGGCGTTGGCGTCTTTCCGCCTTAGGGGCGCGCCCTGCTGGTGCGAATTCAGCGACGGGATGAGAGTAGGATCCTTTCAGTCGAATCCGGGCGGCCGGCGCATGGTGCGCGAGGAAATTCCTGGGCGTTCCGGTGCACCTCTCGGAGTGCTGTGTGCTGCCATGGATCCGGGAACCGCTCACGGCGTAGAAGAGCAACAGGCTTTCTTCCAGGGAACCCGGCTGGCGACGCTGGCGATCGAGACAAGGAAAGCTTTCACCGATCTTGTGCACCGCTCGGAATACGACCTGCTGACCGATGTACACAACCGCTTCTCGCTCGACAAGCAGATTGGCGCGGTCATCGCTCGCGCAAAAAAACATGAAAGCGCATTCGGCCTCATCTACGCTGATCTGGACGAATTCAAGCAGGTGAACGACGTGTATGGGCATCGGGTTGGTGACATGTATCTGCAAGAGGCCTGCGCTCGTATGAAGCATCAGCTACGAGCAGACGATGTGCTCGCACGTCTGGGGGGCGATGAATTTGCCGCGTTGATTCCTGGAGCGCGCGGCCGCAGCGACGTTGAAGAGATTGCGTCGCGGCTGGAGCGGTGCTTCAACGAGCCATTCCACCTGGACGGGTACGTTCTGCATGGATCGGTAAGCGTCGGAATTGCGATGTATCCCGAAGACGGCACCACGCGCGACAGCCTGCTCATCGCCGCCGACGCCGCGATGTATGTGGCTAAACATACCGGGCGCACCAAGGAAGCCTAG
- a CDS encoding SDH family Clp fold serine proteinase: MERTQPVIERLSAALGEPVFTYWNSTKGAICQNDVAGLYALVRARGHVDRLSLFIKSDGGSGQAALRMVNLLRRYVKHLTVLAPLECQSAATMLALGADRILMGPLAHLSAVDTSLTHDLSPIDRDNDRVSVSNDELLRVIRLWTEQAKDSTQNPYQALFPYVHPLVIGAVDRSSALSTRICEEILSYHMTDLDRAREISNILNAGYPSHNYPITLREARRIGLNVEAMDDSVNGLLFELNEIYSEMGQSASTDYDERNSHDNSILNLLESSGLLIYFQLDKDWHYRSEERRWVPLNDKSSWRKAEMVKGKVVISQLHVR, translated from the coding sequence ATGGAGCGTACGCAGCCCGTCATCGAGCGCCTTTCTGCCGCTCTCGGCGAACCGGTCTTCACTTACTGGAATTCCACCAAGGGCGCTATCTGCCAAAACGATGTCGCCGGCCTCTATGCCCTGGTCCGCGCGCGCGGCCATGTCGATCGCCTCTCCCTGTTCATCAAGTCTGATGGCGGTTCTGGCCAGGCCGCATTGCGCATGGTCAACCTGCTGCGCCGCTACGTGAAGCACCTCACCGTTCTCGCGCCGCTTGAGTGCCAGTCCGCCGCAACCATGCTGGCCCTCGGGGCAGATCGCATTCTCATGGGACCCCTCGCGCACCTCTCCGCGGTGGACACGTCGCTCACCCACGACCTCTCCCCCATCGACCGCGACAACGACCGTGTTAGCGTCTCGAATGACGAACTTCTACGCGTCATCCGCCTCTGGACCGAGCAGGCCAAGGATTCCACGCAGAATCCCTACCAGGCGTTGTTCCCCTACGTGCACCCGCTCGTCATCGGCGCGGTTGACCGTTCCAGCGCATTATCCACGCGCATCTGCGAAGAGATCCTCTCCTATCACATGACCGATCTCGATCGCGCGCGCGAAATATCCAATATCCTGAATGCCGGCTATCCGTCGCACAACTACCCCATCACGCTGCGCGAGGCCAGGCGCATCGGCCTGAACGTCGAGGCCATGGACGACTCCGTCAACGGCCTTCTCTTCGAATTGAACGAGATCTACTCCGAGATGGGCCAGAGCGCGTCAACCGACTACGACGAGCGCAACTCGCACGACAACAGTATTCTCAATCTGCTTGAATCAAGCGGCTTGCTCATCTACTTCCAGCTCGACAAGGACTGGCACTACCGCAGCGAAGAGCGCCGTTGGGTTCCGCTGAATGATAAGAGCAGCTGGCGCAAGGCGGAGATGGTGAAGGGCAAAGTCGTGATCTCGCAGCTCCACGTGCGCTGA
- the rocF gene encoding arginase yields MSGTGTNETVVATAPGGGLQSVPTRQIRVIGVPLDMGASRRGVDMGPSAMRVAGLEARLEALGHRVTDGGNIKVEVPETQAHGAENARYLKQIAEICTRTADAVLKTLEEGMTPLVLGGDHSIAAGSISGVSEFYRRRNQNIGVVWIDAHSDINTPETSPSGNVHGMPLAALLGLGPDLLGNIYGYAPKILPENTVLIGVRDIDAAERANIKRAGVGEVYTMRDIDERGMRTVIEEALRAAGRGTAGYHVSLDMDWIDPEDAPGVGTPVRGGATYREAHLAMEIIADHGRLLSFEMVEVNPVIDEHNRTADLAVELACSAFGKKIL; encoded by the coding sequence ATGTCTGGCACTGGTACGAATGAAACGGTAGTCGCCACCGCCCCTGGTGGCGGCCTGCAATCCGTCCCCACCCGGCAGATTCGAGTCATCGGAGTTCCCCTCGATATGGGCGCCAGCCGGCGAGGCGTCGACATGGGCCCTTCAGCCATGCGCGTCGCCGGACTCGAAGCGCGGCTTGAGGCGCTTGGGCACCGGGTCACCGACGGCGGCAACATCAAAGTCGAAGTCCCCGAAACCCAGGCCCACGGCGCGGAGAACGCCCGCTACCTCAAGCAGATTGCCGAAATCTGCACCCGAACGGCCGACGCCGTCCTCAAGACCCTGGAAGAAGGCATGACACCGCTGGTATTGGGCGGCGATCACTCCATCGCGGCCGGGTCCATCTCCGGTGTCTCCGAGTTCTACCGCCGACGGAACCAGAACATCGGCGTGGTCTGGATCGATGCCCACTCCGACATCAACACGCCTGAGACCTCGCCCTCCGGCAATGTCCATGGCATGCCGCTCGCCGCGCTGCTTGGCCTGGGCCCAGATCTCCTCGGCAACATCTATGGGTACGCGCCCAAAATCCTGCCCGAGAATACCGTCCTCATCGGCGTGCGCGACATCGACGCTGCCGAACGCGCTAACATCAAGCGCGCCGGCGTGGGCGAGGTCTACACCATGCGCGACATCGACGAGCGCGGCATGCGCACCGTCATCGAAGAGGCCCTTCGCGCCGCCGGACGCGGCACCGCCGGCTATCACGTCTCGCTCGATATGGACTGGATCGACCCCGAAGACGCACCCGGCGTCGGTACGCCCGTCCGCGGCGGCGCTACCTATCGCGAGGCCCACTTGGCCATGGAGATCATCGCCGACCACGGTCGCCTGCTCAGCTTCGAGATGGTTGAGGTGAACCCCGTGATCGACGAGCACAACCGGACGGCCGATCTGGCTGTGGAACTGGCCTGCTCGGCGTTCGGGAAGAAGATCCTGTGA